One segment of Phragmites australis chromosome 13, lpPhrAust1.1, whole genome shotgun sequence DNA contains the following:
- the LOC133887801 gene encoding probable serine/threonine-protein kinase PBL19, with the protein MQGSCCVPSICQVFSFFLQEMGCLRLFHGRCKSKKRPEAPATSFFSTVSTEARSTVSVPAAASSNVSSANATSHFESEAPGARPVASGSSGSASSARSILELYEERGARGRGLRDFGLRELRVATRDFSPLLVVGEGGFGCVYMGVLRLPGGGPDGTPVAVKRLNPNCRQGHKEWLAEVHFLGVVEHRNLIKLIGFCASRTDRGPQRLLVYEFMPNKTLDDHLFNRAYPVLPWEVRLQIALGAAEGLLYLHEGLELKIIYRDFKASNVLLDEDFRPKLSDFGLAREGPSEGQTHVSTAVMGTFGYAAPDYVQTGRLTTKSDVWSFGVVLYEILTARRSIERNRPKNEQKLLEWVRRHPAESKQFGEIMDARLEGRYPMRSAREVAKLANGCLAKHAKDRPTMREVVERLKQAMLHTEMDGFVDAVEQGSPVVREAPWSPEAEDACAAAAAAKRRMLHLDGLGRNADVHARRRLMLMRASSAAAPT; encoded by the exons ATGCAAGGCAGTTGTTGTGTTCCTTCCATCTGTCAGGTATTTAGCTTCTTTCTCCAAGAAATGGGCTGCCTCCGCCTCTTCCACGGCAGGTGCAAGAGCAAGaagcggccggaggcgccgGCCACTTCATTCTTCTCTACCGTCTCCACCGAGGCGCGCTCGACCGTGTCCGTgccagccgccgcctcctcgaacGTGTCCTCGGCCAACGCCACGAGCCACTTCGAGTCCGAGGCCCCGGGCGCGAGGCCGGTGGCGAGCGGGTCATCGGGCTCGGCTTCGTCGGCGCGGAGCATCCTTGAGCTGTACGAGGAGAGGGGCGCGCGCGGGCGCGGCCTGCGCGACTTCGGGCTCCGGGAGCTCCGCGTCGCCACGCGCGACTTCAGCCCGCTGCTCGTGGTCGGCGAGGGCGGTTTCGGGTGCGTCTACATGGGCGTCCTCCGGCTACCCGGCGGCGGCCCCGACGGCACGCCGGTCGCCGTCAAGAGGCTCAACCCCAACTGCCGTCAG GGCCACAAGGAGTGGCTCGCCGAGGTCCACTTCCTGGGCGTCGTCGAGCACCGGAACCTCATCAAGCTCATCGGGTTCTGCGCGTCGCGGACCGACAGAGGCCCGCAGCGGCTGCTGGTTTACGAGTTCATGCCGAACAAGACGCTGGACGACCACCTGTTCAACCGGGCGTACCCTGTCCTACCTTGGGAAGTCAGGCTGCAGATTGCGCTGGGTGCCGCCGAGGGGTTGCTGTATCTCCATGAGGGCCTGGAGCTTAAG ATCATATACCGCGATTTCAAAGCGTCGAACGTACTGTTGGACGAGGACTTCAGACCCAAACTATCGGACTTTGGATTAGCAAGGGAGGGGCCATCAGAAGGCCAGACTCATGTGTCCACAGCG GTCATGGGAACCTTTGGCTACGCAGCTCCGGACTACGTCCAGACCGGGCGCCTCACCACCAAGAGCGACGTCTGGAGCTTCGGCGTGGTGCTGTACGAGATCCTCACCGCCCGGCGATCGATCGAACGAAACCGACCCAAGAACgagcagaagctcctggagTGGGTGAGGCGGCACCCGGCCGAGAGCAAGCAGTTCGGCGAGATCATGGACGCGAGGCTGGAAGGGCGGTACCCCATGAGAAGTGCCAGGGAGGTCGCCAAGCTGGCCAACGGCTGCCTCGCGAAGCACGCCAAGGACCGCCCCACGATGAGGGAGGTGGTCGAGAGGCTGAAGCAGGCCATGCTGCACACGGAGATGGATGGTTTTGTGGATGCGGTGGAGCAAGGCTCCCCTGTTGTTCGGGAGGCCCCGTGGTCGCCGGAGGCAGAGGATGCGTgcgcagcggcagcggcggcgaagAGGCGGATGCTGCATCTCGATGGTCTAGGGAGAAATGCCGACGTTCACGCGAGGAGGAGGCTCATGCTCATGAGGgcgtcctccgccgccgctccgaCGTGA